The following are encoded together in the Chaetodon trifascialis isolate fChaTrf1 chromosome 3, fChaTrf1.hap1, whole genome shotgun sequence genome:
- the mdfi gene encoding myoD family inhibitor domain-containing protein yields MDDDRSAPAISPEPPDDGDPGLTAPQPSSCTTSTTERADSCPNPKPFSIEDVAHTYTEPLILRVNGTPERLLDHDRDKWSSSLSHTELTTPSKSITSQPAARSTPVHHTQPCRTQPSSQLRNGAKHHAHTHSPHTHCLHHMHTPHAHALQSNGVRNGGPHEHPKLGSLPRGGSSTSSSSSAGPKQTKKLQSNPSITSQSSKRSKSSSKSNSSQIPTEAQDDCCVHCILACLFCEFLTLCNIVLDCATCGSCAGDDSCFCCCCASEECGDCDLPCDMDCGIIDACCESADCLEICMECCSLCFSS; encoded by the exons ATGGATGATGACAGGAGTGCCCCTGCCATCTCCCCAGAGCCGCCTGATGATGGGGACCCCGGTCTAACAGCTCCACAACCAAGTTCGTGCACAACTTCGAccacagagagagcagacagctgCCCGAACCCAAAGCCCTTTTCTATTGAAG atgTGGCCCACACCTATACCGAGCCCCTCATATTGAGGGTAAATGGCACCCCAGAAAGGCTGCTAGACCATGATAGAGACAAGTGGAGCAGCAGCCTCTCACACACGGAGCTCACAACACCCAGCAAGAGTATCACAT ctcagccagcagccagATCCACACCTGTCCACCACACCCAGCCATGTCGGACACAGCCCAGCAGCCAACTGCGCAACGGAGCCAaacaccacgcacacacacactcccctcaCACGCACTGTCTGCATCACATGCACACGCCTCACGCGCATGCCCTCCAGTCCAACGGGGTCAGGAACGGGGGCCCTCATGAGCACCCTAAGCTGGGCTCCCTCCCAAGAGGCGGCTCATccacctcctcgtcctcctcggcAGGGCCCAAACAAACCAAGAAATTGCAGTCCAACCCCTCCATCACCTCCCAGAGCAGCAAGAGGAGCAAGAGCAGCTCCAAGAGCAACAGCTCCCAGATTCCCACAGAGGCACAGGATG aCTGCTGTGTTCACTGTATTCTGGCCTGCCTCTTTTGCGAGTTCCTAACTCTGTGTAACATCGTGCTGGACTGTGCCACCTGCGGCTCCTGCGCTGGGGACGACtcgtgtttctgctgctgctgtgcgtCGGAGGAGTGTGGCGACTGTGACCTGCCCTGTGACATGGACTGTGGCATCATCGACGCCTGCTGTGAGTCTGCAGACTGTCTGGAGATCTGCATGGAGTGCTGCAGCCTTTGCTTCTCCTCCTGA